A genomic segment from Gossypium hirsutum isolate 1008001.06 chromosome D04, Gossypium_hirsutum_v2.1, whole genome shotgun sequence encodes:
- the LOC121216110 gene encoding uncharacterized protein: protein MYVGNAEEDPQENHSWRLNFDGAANALGNEIGAILISPNGDYHPFTSKLDFDCTNNIAKYEACNMGIRVAIEQKIKTLEVYGDSALVIYQLKREWETRDPKLIHYRRLVLELIEDFDNITFYYLPQEEKQMADALATLASIIKVNQLEGMKPIQISIYEIPTHCYSIEEVENDNRPWYQDILLYVKNREYPNQATENDKRTLRRLAIDYVLDGEMLYKRGKDRILLRCVDAVEAKEILEEVHEDDRKTKGFSGFRGIFVDILRDLNPDLGLRGSKMPNRGFSLFPATGYGSAGAEDRWPTRWQTTTDDRTPGRTS, encoded by the exons atgtatgtggGAAATGCTGAAGAGGATCCCCAGGAAAATCATTCTTGGAGGTTAAACTTTGACGGAGCTGCGAATGCGTTAGGCAATGAAATTGGGGCAATCCTGATATCTCCAAATGGAGATTATCATCCTTTCACCagcaagttggattttgattgcaccaATAACAtagctaaatatgaagcttgcaaCATGGGTATCCGAGTGGCCATAGAACAGAAAATCAAGAcactagaagtatatggagactcagcattggtaatataccaacTAAAAAGGGAATGGGAAACgagagaccccaagttgatcCATTATCGGAGATTGGTTCTAGAATTGATTGAAGATTTTGACAACATTACCTTTTACTATCTCCCACAGGAAGAAAAGCAGATGGCTGACGCTCTTGCTACTTTAGCCTCTATAATTAAAGTAAATCAGTTAGAGGGCATGAAgcccattcaaattagtatttatgagatccCGACCCACTGTTACAGTATTGAAGAAGTGGAGAATGATAATCGTCCCTGGTACCAAGATATATTGCTATATGTGAAGAATCGCGAATATCCTAATCAGGCAAcagagaatgataagaggacattgaggagactagctattgactatgtcttGGATGGAGAGATGCTATACAAAAGGGGAAAGGATCGAATACTgttgagatgcgtggatgctgtAGAAGCTAaagaaattttagaagaagttcatgagG ACGACCGGAAGACGAAGGGTTTCTCGGGCTTTCGGGGCATTTTTGTTGATATTTTGAGGGATTTGAACCCAGATTTGGGCTTAAGGGGGTCTAAAATGCCAAATAGGGGATTTTCCCTTTTTCCGGCCACCGGATACGGCAGTGCCGGCGCTGAAGACCGGTGGCCGACGCGGTGGCAGACGACTACTGATGACCGAACCCCTGGCCGGACGAGCTAG